The sequence AGATTTGCCAAACTATCTAGATCAACGTCCAGAGTTCCACACCATTTAAGCCGTTGTCTGCTGAGAAGAACAATCTACCGCCGACATTGGTTAAATTGTTTGGATTAGATTCATTCGCTGTGATCGTGTCAGGAGTAGCCGGAGTTGGGGGATCGGTGGTTGGATCTTCGGGGGTTCCAGGCGTCACAGTGACCCCAGGGCGAATATCAGCAACGAGTTGTGTCGTCTGCACCGTACCTTCGCTTGACCACAGCTCTCGACCCGTTGGCTGACCGTTGATATCCGTTCCCATTGTGAAGTACAGCCTAGTACCTACTGCCGTCAAATCCTCAATAGCGGGAGCCAGGGTAGGACGATTTGGAGTCAACAAGGTGGTCGTTGTGCCGTTGTAGGCATACAACTCGACTCCCTCGCTGCCAGTTGCCAGGAAGTATAGGGTGTTGCCGACAACCGTTAGGTTACGTGGCGAGGAATTAGCAGGACCTGTGTTGATATTGGTGATTCGAGTTACGGTGTCATTCGCCGCAATTTGCCACAGTTCTTCACCCGCACCATCCGCAAGGTTGTCTGCGGCGAAGTAGACATTGCCACCCATGGCTACGATATTCCAGTCCACAGATAGAACATTGGACGATTCAATGCCATTCGTGAAGGAGTTGGCTAAGTTAAACGTCGTCAGGGTGCCGGTACTGCTCAATCGGCGCAATTCAGTGCCCTCTGAAGCGGTTGTTGCAACAAAATACAGATTGTCACCAATCGCCGTCAGCTTCGTTGGATTAGAACTTTCACCGTCGCCTGGTTGTAGGTCAAAGGCGATCGCCGCTGTGCCTGGGGTTGCGGTTCCTGCATTCGTGATCTTCCAGACCTCTCTACCCTTGTTGTTAGAAGCAGCGTTATCCGTTGCGGCGTAGTACAAATCATTACCAATCGCAACCAAGTTGCCTGGTTGCAACCCTGCATCCGCAATCGCCGTAGCTGGGTTGTCTACGATAGCCGTTCCGGCAGCAGTGCCATCACTCCGCCACAGACGTTGGTTGGTTAACCCACTCACCGCCGAGAAGGTGAAGTAGAGATTGCTACCAACGGCAGTCAAATTGTCTATAAAACCACCACCAGGGCTATTCGTTAGCTGAACCGTCGTACTGCCGTTATAAACCCAAAGTTGTGTTCCACTCGTTCCATCGTTCGCGATGAAGTACAAATTATTACCAACGGCAACGAAGTCAGAAAGGCTACCCGGTGACTGAGGTGTACCAAACACCCGAATTCGAGTGGTTTCCTCTAAGTTACCGCCTGTGGGTCCTCCCGTACTGCTCCACAAACCAATGCCAACCCCTGGTTCGTTTGCTGCAAAGTAGAGAGTGCCTCCTACCGCTGTGAGTTCACTAGGCTGAGAACTGGCTTGTCCTCCATCTGCATTAAAGGCAATGTCACGGGTGATCGTCGGCAATCCAAGCGTCGATTCAGCATACATGGTAAAGCTGTAGGGCGAACCAGTCGCGCCTGCCCCGGCTGATACTCGAAGGTAATAGGTGCCTGCACCCAAGGTGCCGCCGATTTGCTCAGGAGCACCAACCCCCCGTGTTGACGTGAGCAACGAGTCGAGCGTGCCATTGATATCTTTGAATAACTCCAGGTCAGCATTTCCAGTCGCCTGGTTTAATAGGTCAATCCCAACAAAACTTTGACTCTGTAATTCAAAGCGGTAGAAATCAACGTCACTACCACCCACAAACTCCGCACGAACCGCTGTACGCTGACGAGCATTAGGGGGTGTAGTGATATTTAAGTCGTTAATGATGGTTGCTGTGCCTGCGGTATCTCCAACCGTATCTACAGGAGTCAACGCCACATTCAGAGTGTAGTTCGTATTGTTGCCTGGACCCGCCTGGAAGACTCGGATGAAGTAGGTGCCACCGGCTTGGGCAATATTTTGCAACAAACTGTTGTTAGCATCCCCTGACGCAATCAAGCTCTGGTTAGCATCAAACAGTTGAATACTAGCACCTGCTGTTAACCCAGTCAGTTGCAGTGAGAGGTTGCCAGGGGTGGTAGGGCTAAAGGAGAAGAAGTCTTGAGGGTCAACGTCACCGACAAAATCACTGAAGGTGCGTGGGGTGAAATCTACTGCTGGCAGTAAAGTTGGCACCAACGCTGAGGATGCCGCAAAGGTGTTACCGCCCGTATCAGGAGGTGGAGTTGTACCGCCACCCGGATTAGTCGGGTTAGTCGGGTTAGTCGGATTAGTGGGGTTATTTGGGTTAGTGGGGTTATTCGGGTTAGTCGGGTTAGTAATCGGTGCGGCTGACATGCTGAGGGCATATCGAGTGGTGCCTGTGCGGCGTTGTACTCGGACAACATAAGTACCCGGGTCAAGGGATAAACTGTTCAACCGTTCTGGGCGGTTACGGGGGTTTCTTGATAGTCGAATCAGCCCACCACGATTATTGAGAAGCAGGACATCTGCATTCGCTGTTCTGGCAATGCCCGTCAGGTTGAGATTAAAACTGCTCCGAGCGGAAAGGGTAAACTTCCAGAAATCGTTGCCGTCTCTGGCAGAAAGAGCACCTCGTAGCGTTCTTGCTGTAGGGGTCAGCACCGTTGTCCTCGCTGTCCGCAGCGTGTTTCCTAGTTGAGCTCTCGCCATGACGATTTCTCCCGCTATTGACTATTTGCAATTTAAGTTAGAGTTAGGTTTCCCTATCAAGGCTCAAAAACAATCACTATTTCTTTAAATTCATCTGAACTTAATTTAAGGTATTAACATCGCATTTATGCTAGCGAAAAGATCTAAGTTCCGCCTGATAGAAACACTGAAACTCGAAACCCCATCCGATGTTTTAGCCCCGGATAGGGTTTTGAGCATCGTTATTTTCAACTAGATCAATCTCATTTCCAATTTGGTATTTCTAACTAGAACTAAACGATTAATTTGAATTTGAAATCTATTTTTGAGTGAATTTTATTGTTCCAGTGGCAGAACGAAATTGGGATGTGTTTTGCATCACCTGTTGAGGTTTTGGGGTCACTTCTAATAGCTCTATCCACTTGATAGCCTTATTGAGGCGTTGTGGGGCAGGCATCCGCCGCCGGAGGTTGAGTTTCAATGGTGATGTCGCGATATCCAGCCGTGTTTAGCAGTTGGGTGACGACGAGCTTGGCGCGATCGCTCGCCTCCTGCAACACACCCTCAGTACAGGCCGCTGCCACAATTTCATTCAGGGTTTCACGTTGAGCCAGGTCTTGCAACTCTGGAGCGGCATCGGGTCCCAACCCTAGAAAGCCGCGATCGTAGTCATACACGCGCGATCGCGTCACGTCAATTTTGCTGTCTAAGATTTCTGGTGGAGGCAGGCGCAGATAAACGCTATTCTCTGTGATGTCGATATCGCCAGACTGCACCTTGGACAAGTCCACCCCAGCCCGCACTTCACCATAGGCAACATAGAGCAGGGTGGTTTTACCAACGACATAGCCACCAAAGGTGCGATCGCGGCTGGTGGGCACTACCGCTTGCATCGCAAAAACAGCAGTGGTCAATTCACTCACCCCCCGCACTTGCTCAACAACCACTGACTCGACATCGACTTGCGGCTCAGGTTGGGGCGGTAGAAATGCGGATTGCAGGGTATTGAGAAATTGGTCACCTGCTCGCCAAACTCCAATGCCGACAAATAAACCTGCCAGGGCGATGCCCCCGGTTAGCATGAGCGACAATTTTTTGAAGAAACCACCTCCCGATCGCCGTTGCAGCAATTGTTGCTCCAATGACGCCAGTCGCTCTTCGAGGTCGTGTCGATCTCCAAATTTATAGTTGCTCATGCAAAAATCCTTCGCTTGGTAGATCAAACACCCGTTTGACTATGCAGGGGTGACGTTCTTACCGTCATTCTAGTTCCCCAGATTTGGGTATGGGCAGTGGCCCAATTGATTCCATCAGAATTCATTAATGATCTGGGGTTGAATTCTCATGGGAGTTGGAATTAAGTGCCAGCTCAAACCTTGTAGAATAACGGTATTGCACTCTAAATTCAGCTCTACGAACTATGCTACTAAAGTCTACAACTCGTCATATTCGCATTTTTACTGCTGAGATTGAGAATGACGAATTAGTACCTAGTGATGGTCAGTTGACACTTGATGTCGATCCTGACAACGAGCTGGTGTGGAATGATGCTGCGCTTCAGCAGGTCTATCGCAAGTTTGATGAGCTGGTAGATGCGTATGCAGGGGCTGATTTAACAGACTACAATCTGCGGCGCATTGGCTCTGACTTGGAGCATTTTGTGCGATCGCTCCTTCAGTCGGGGCAAATCTCCTACAATCTGCAAAGCCGAGTCCGCAACTACAGTCTCGGCTTACCGAAGGTGGCTGCCGAGGGCAACGTATTTTAAGAAACGAGACAAAATCGGGTAGGGGTAAAGCATTCGGATAGGAGGATAACCCTTCAACTCCAAACGCCCAAACGGATGCTTTGCCCCTACTTAAATTTTTGTAACTCGCGCAGGCTGCGGAGGTCTAGGATATCCTGGTAAAACCGTCTTAGTCCCCGGTGCTGAGTAACTTCTGCGGACATGCTTTATTGCCCTAACTACACCTGTCAAACCCCCAACCCCGAAAGCCATAAATTCTGCCAGAAGTGCCGTACGTTGCTGCCACACCATTATTTATGGGCAGTGGGTGAAGGTGCGGGGCAGTTCCGGGCTGGCGATCTTTTGGGCGATCGCTATCTCTGCAAAGGTTCCCGAATCTTTTTAGATACCAAGCCTGGTCTATATTCCGCCGCTCCAGCCGAAATTCCACCCAATGTGGTTTCCTATTTGCGGTTGTCCCCTTATCGCATTCATATTCCTCAAATTTATGAGGTGCTCCCGTTAACGAATGCGTCCTGGTTGGTCTTGCTCGATCAGGCTGCCCTGGATAGCTCTGGTTTGGTGTTTGAGGGAGGTGCTCCGGCAGCGGACGTAGCAGCACCGCAATTGTTGCCTGCATTAAGCGATCGTTGGCAGTCGGCGTCTGCGATGCGTCAACTCAACTGGCTGTGGCAAATTGCCCATCTCTGGCAACCCCTCGCCAGTCAGCAGATGGCATCCAGTGTGTTAGCTCCAGAACTGGTGCGGGTCGAGGGAGCATTGGTGCGATTGCTGGAGTTACGATCCGATGGGTCTGATGCTGTGTCTTTGGCTCAGTTGGGACAACTCTGGTCATCTTGGGTTCGACAGGCTCACCCGTCGATTTCTAGAGGATTAACTCAGATTTGCCAGCAGTTAACCCAGGGTCAGATTCGCAATGCAGAGCAGTTGATCAGCCAGTTAGACACGTTGCTGGATCAGGTGGGGCGATCGCTCTCTTACCAAATTCATGTTGCTGCTCGCACGGATCAGGGACCAAGTCGGCAACGCAACGAAGATTCCTGCTATCCCCCCAATGGCACGGTTACAACCCATACCCTGCAATCTGCCTCAGATACGGCTCTGGTGATTGTCTGTGATGGCATCGGCGGACACCAAGGCGGTGATGTTGCTTCTAATCTCGCCATTCAAGCGGTACGGCAGCAGGTGCAATCCCTCTCATTAGAAACGCTAGACGCTGCATCGCTAACGCTGGCATTGGAAAAAGCCGCCTGCGTGGCAAACGACCAGATCAGCCAGCGCAACGACAGCGAACAGCGGTTTGACCGTCAGCGCATGGGCACCACATTAGTGATGGGACTGGTGCGGGGGCATGAGCTTTACATTACCCACGTGGGCGATAGTCGTGCCTATTGGGTGAGTCGCTACGGCTGTTATCAGGTGACTCAAGATGATGATGTTGCCTCGCGTGAAGTGCGGTTGGGCTACAGTTCCTACCGGGAGGCATTGCAGCAACCCAGTGCCGGGTCGCTGGTACAAGCGTTGGGCATGGGTTCCTCGACTGTGCTGCATCCGACCGTACAGCGATTTGTTTTGGATGAAGACACTGTATTTTTGCTGTGCTCCGATGGATTGAGTGATAACGATCGCGTTGAGGAAACCTGGGACACGACCCTATTGCCCCTGTTAGAAGGGAGAACGGACGTTGCGGTTGTCAGCCAACAACTCATCGAACTAGCCAACACCCGCAACGGACACGACAATGTCACGGTAGGTGTGTTTCACATTCGAGCGATGGTGAATCCCTTTGCTGATGAAATGCCGCCTGCAACAACCAGGGCGGTGTCTGCTCCAACATCGGGCACAGCAACGGTGATTCAAGAACGCTCTACCCAAGCCCAGCCTACTGCAACGGCTCCAGTGGTTGCCCCTAAGGTTAGTGCTGATCCAGCGATCGCCCCTGCGGGAGACAGCGAAGCCACTGCCAAGACCCAGGTCTTACCCACTCGCCAACGCCAATCCCTCAAGATCTTGCCGTTGTTATTAGGAATCATTTTGCTCAGCTTAGGGGGTGGTTTACTCGCATATGCCCTCAACTTGTCCT is a genomic window of Oscillatoria sp. FACHB-1407 containing:
- a CDS encoding DUF4230 domain-containing protein; translation: MSNYKFGDRHDLEERLASLEQQLLQRRSGGGFFKKLSLMLTGGIALAGLFVGIGVWRAGDQFLNTLQSAFLPPQPEPQVDVESVVVEQVRGVSELTTAVFAMQAVVPTSRDRTFGGYVVGKTTLLYVAYGEVRAGVDLSKVQSGDIDITENSVYLRLPPPEILDSKIDVTRSRVYDYDRGFLGLGPDAAPELQDLAQRETLNEIVAAACTEGVLQEASDRAKLVVTQLLNTAGYRDITIETQPPAADACPTTPQ
- a CDS encoding NAD(P)H-quinone oxidoreductase subunit M — its product is MLLKSTTRHIRIFTAEIENDELVPSDGQLTLDVDPDNELVWNDAALQQVYRKFDELVDAYAGADLTDYNLRRIGSDLEHFVRSLLQSGQISYNLQSRVRNYSLGLPKVAAEGNVF
- a CDS encoding pre-peptidase C-terminal domain-containing protein; its protein translation is MARAQLGNTLRTARTTVLTPTARTLRGALSARDGNDFWKFTLSARSSFNLNLTGIARTANADVLLLNNRGGLIRLSRNPRNRPERLNSLSLDPGTYVVRVQRRTGTTRYALSMSAAPITNPTNPNNPTNPNNPTNPTNPTNPTNPGGGTTPPPDTGGNTFAASSALVPTLLPAVDFTPRTFSDFVGDVDPQDFFSFSPTTPGNLSLQLTGLTAGASIQLFDANQSLIASGDANNSLLQNIAQAGGTYFIRVFQAGPGNNTNYTLNVALTPVDTVGDTAGTATIINDLNITTPPNARQRTAVRAEFVGGSDVDFYRFELQSQSFVGIDLLNQATGNADLELFKDINGTLDSLLTSTRGVGAPEQIGGTLGAGTYYLRVSAGAGATGSPYSFTMYAESTLGLPTITRDIAFNADGGQASSQPSELTAVGGTLYFAANEPGVGIGLWSSTGGPTGGNLEETTRIRVFGTPQSPGSLSDFVAVGNNLYFIANDGTSGTQLWVYNGSTTVQLTNSPGGGFIDNLTAVGSNLYFTFSAVSGLTNQRLWRSDGTAAGTAIVDNPATAIADAGLQPGNLVAIGNDLYYAATDNAASNNKGREVWKITNAGTATPGTAAIAFDLQPGDGESSNPTKLTAIGDNLYFVATTASEGTELRRLSSTGTLTTFNLANSFTNGIESSNVLSVDWNIVAMGGNVYFAADNLADGAGEELWQIAANDTVTRITNINTGPANSSPRNLTVVGNTLYFLATGSEGVELYAYNGTTTTLLTPNRPTLAPAIEDLTAVGTRLYFTMGTDINGQPTGRELWSSEGTVQTTQLVADIRPGVTVTPGTPEDPTTDPPTPATPDTITANESNPNNLTNVGGRLFFSADNGLNGVELWTLI
- a CDS encoding protein phosphatase 2C domain-containing protein; this translates as MLYCPNYTCQTPNPESHKFCQKCRTLLPHHYLWAVGEGAGQFRAGDLLGDRYLCKGSRIFLDTKPGLYSAAPAEIPPNVVSYLRLSPYRIHIPQIYEVLPLTNASWLVLLDQAALDSSGLVFEGGAPAADVAAPQLLPALSDRWQSASAMRQLNWLWQIAHLWQPLASQQMASSVLAPELVRVEGALVRLLELRSDGSDAVSLAQLGQLWSSWVRQAHPSISRGLTQICQQLTQGQIRNAEQLISQLDTLLDQVGRSLSYQIHVAARTDQGPSRQRNEDSCYPPNGTVTTHTLQSASDTALVIVCDGIGGHQGGDVASNLAIQAVRQQVQSLSLETLDAASLTLALEKAACVANDQISQRNDSEQRFDRQRMGTTLVMGLVRGHELYITHVGDSRAYWVSRYGCYQVTQDDDVASREVRLGYSSYREALQQPSAGSLVQALGMGSSTVLHPTVQRFVLDEDTVFLLCSDGLSDNDRVEETWDTTLLPLLEGRTDVAVVSQQLIELANTRNGHDNVTVGVFHIRAMVNPFADEMPPATTRAVSAPTSGTATVIQERSTQAQPTATAPVVAPKVSADPAIAPAGDSEATAKTQVLPTRQRQSLKILPLLLGIILLSLGGGLLAYALNLSFRGWVDRLIGLNPLAVPPPTPATPSPTPVTPSTPLQIGSFLQITPSSAPASPQEPVIVLSRPGNLRPPVVSASTVSPGSIVQVVRVQATTPQERWVEVRLCSIPGNAGVTPQASVLTHLVTLPATPISPEPTPGIPTNPDAGVSPSPLNPSAVPAPQPLPPGGTGWILETQILSLVGSRPTLTPQEQGVCGQPDAPATSEPALS